Proteins encoded together in one Halorubellus sp. JP-L1 window:
- a CDS encoding LURP-one-related/scramblase family protein: protein MAQTDRNYDIKGLDLTDDTYTVEQALVRNKYKAMDAAGNVVIRGKQKMLKMKEEFPFVDADGNEVFEVKAGGIIDVAGNYVLTDSQTGEDLVILDNDYSILQDTWKIRDARTEAKIAEINSRGALVTLARNIVPFGGWIPHKYEITDLDGNHVGNIDGQFSLKDRYEITIDDASTVPKEPIIAAAMVIDAIQGN from the coding sequence ATGGCGCAGACGGATCGAAACTACGACATCAAGGGATTGGACCTGACCGACGACACGTACACGGTCGAGCAGGCGCTCGTTCGGAACAAGTACAAGGCGATGGACGCGGCAGGGAACGTCGTCATTCGCGGGAAGCAGAAGATGCTGAAGATGAAGGAGGAGTTCCCGTTCGTCGACGCGGACGGGAACGAGGTGTTCGAAGTGAAGGCCGGCGGCATCATCGACGTCGCCGGGAACTACGTCCTGACGGACTCCCAGACCGGCGAGGACCTCGTCATCCTCGACAACGACTACTCGATCCTCCAGGACACGTGGAAGATCCGCGACGCGCGGACGGAAGCGAAGATCGCGGAGATCAACTCGCGGGGCGCACTCGTCACGCTCGCGCGGAACATCGTGCCGTTCGGCGGCTGGATCCCGCACAAGTACGAGATCACGGACCTGGACGGGAACCACGTCGGGAACATCGACGGCCAGTTCTCGCTGAAGGACCGCTACGAGATCACGATCGACGACGCGAGTACGGTGCCCAAGGAGCCGATCATCGCGGCGGCGATGGTCATCGACGCCATCCAGGGGAACTAG
- a CDS encoding penicillin acylase family protein: MTYQDNGTTRRSFLKASAGAVGVATTAEVTLAYERDGHRTTVQVRRDENGVPHVYAPGADSRPPVFYGYGYAAAEDRLFQLEMYRRFYHGTVSEVLGPGATAEDEDGPNWVAFDRAARLNRSGTDVSEQIETQLDDEHRAVLEAFADGINQYVQTVRGGEREFHRGFIENDFEPEPWDREDVAGVFVASMAYFSGFQLETFGASLLESLRSSNDDETAMELFEDIQWGEDPGAPTSGEPQTEGYVPPFTPAGDSDAGGSDDGGDDDATTAGATARSTPGVRHAPSNRMTGGEHRLPADAASAHESQLEHWRTLASGLDQLGLPIKLGSNALAVQGEQTESGDALLMGGPQMGFSSPSVMHEVGLHGADFDVTGITVAGYPFVMFGHNGDGALTSTAGIDNSLQTFVETIRAAPDGADHDWEYDFQGEWLPVESTTETISVKGGEDVEQTIRRTRHGYVADWQPPSADAETGEAVAVTRSYEGLDMNSFKAFYGSQFASDAEEFVERAQVCDYSLNFMWAGADGDVAYVHGGRYPDNESVSWDTRLPADGTQYELTEDDYLRAVDGEVPFVVNPSTGYVAQWNNKPAPAWDNGDLSYAWGTDHRVQRIINLVEHRLDADGAVSYDFLKDVVYDIAFVDLRAIRYKEPLVDALSDADLSDTEQAAADALASWNDFRQGDGEDHLGDYPVGYTVFDAVWPKVLEKTFRPAFGPVFDPARGTFFDYRYGRPLFMRALHADEVALPPARDYFAMETDDSPAGRDAVFRAAFSEAVSELESEYETSDVSQWRASAQVEPLNNLSLFGVPIGVGDAGDMPFLNRGTENHFVRCGGDGGSGGSGKFRAENVLPPGNSGYVAPDGTRDEHYADQLEDFVDFEYKTLRFYRSEVMPALDTLTVLMHDDDGGSGDGNGGGNGNGPNGNGDGNGNGANGNGDGNGNGGGTGGDGGESE; the protein is encoded by the coding sequence ATGACATACCAAGACAACGGGACGACGCGACGTAGCTTCCTCAAAGCGAGTGCTGGCGCCGTCGGCGTCGCGACGACCGCCGAGGTGACGCTCGCGTACGAACGCGACGGCCACCGCACGACCGTCCAGGTCCGCCGGGACGAGAACGGCGTCCCGCACGTGTACGCACCAGGAGCGGACTCGAGACCGCCCGTGTTCTACGGGTACGGGTACGCGGCCGCCGAGGACCGACTGTTCCAGCTCGAGATGTACCGGCGGTTCTACCACGGCACGGTCTCGGAGGTGCTCGGGCCCGGTGCGACGGCCGAGGACGAAGACGGACCGAACTGGGTCGCGTTTGACCGCGCGGCGCGCCTGAACCGGTCGGGGACCGACGTCTCCGAGCAGATCGAGACCCAGTTGGACGACGAGCACCGCGCGGTCCTGGAGGCGTTCGCGGACGGCATCAATCAGTACGTGCAGACCGTACGGGGCGGCGAGCGGGAGTTCCACCGCGGATTCATCGAGAACGACTTCGAGCCCGAGCCGTGGGACCGCGAGGACGTCGCGGGCGTGTTCGTCGCGTCGATGGCGTACTTCAGCGGGTTCCAGCTGGAGACGTTCGGTGCGTCGCTCCTCGAGTCGCTTCGGTCGTCGAACGACGACGAGACTGCGATGGAGCTGTTCGAGGACATCCAGTGGGGCGAGGACCCTGGCGCGCCGACGTCGGGCGAACCACAGACCGAGGGGTACGTGCCGCCGTTCACGCCCGCGGGCGACTCGGACGCCGGCGGGAGCGACGACGGCGGGGACGACGACGCCACGACCGCGGGTGCGACGGCGCGGTCGACGCCGGGCGTCCGCCACGCTCCCTCGAACCGGATGACGGGCGGCGAGCACCGGCTGCCCGCGGACGCCGCGAGCGCGCACGAGAGCCAGCTCGAGCACTGGCGGACGCTCGCGAGCGGACTGGACCAACTCGGGCTCCCGATCAAGCTCGGGAGCAACGCGCTCGCCGTCCAGGGCGAGCAGACCGAGAGCGGCGACGCGCTCCTCATGGGCGGCCCGCAGATGGGGTTCTCGTCGCCGTCCGTGATGCACGAGGTCGGCCTGCACGGCGCGGACTTCGACGTCACGGGCATCACGGTCGCGGGCTACCCGTTCGTGATGTTCGGGCACAACGGCGACGGCGCGCTCACGAGCACCGCCGGGATCGACAACAGCCTGCAGACGTTCGTCGAGACGATCCGGGCGGCCCCGGACGGGGCCGACCACGACTGGGAGTACGACTTCCAGGGCGAGTGGCTGCCCGTGGAGTCGACGACGGAGACGATCTCCGTGAAGGGCGGCGAGGACGTCGAGCAGACGATCCGGCGGACGCGCCACGGGTACGTCGCGGACTGGCAACCCCCGTCGGCGGACGCCGAGACGGGGGAGGCGGTGGCGGTCACGCGGAGCTACGAGGGCCTCGACATGAACTCGTTCAAGGCGTTCTACGGGTCCCAGTTCGCGAGCGACGCCGAGGAGTTCGTCGAGCGAGCGCAGGTCTGCGACTACTCGCTGAACTTCATGTGGGCGGGCGCCGACGGCGACGTCGCGTACGTCCACGGCGGTCGATACCCGGACAACGAGTCGGTGTCGTGGGACACGCGGCTGCCAGCGGACGGCACCCAGTACGAGTTGACCGAGGACGACTACCTGCGGGCGGTCGACGGCGAGGTTCCGTTCGTCGTCAATCCCTCGACGGGGTACGTCGCGCAGTGGAACAACAAGCCCGCGCCGGCGTGGGACAACGGCGACCTGAGTTACGCGTGGGGGACCGACCACCGCGTCCAGCGGATCATCAACCTCGTCGAGCATCGCCTGGACGCGGACGGTGCGGTCTCGTACGACTTCCTGAAGGACGTCGTGTACGACATCGCGTTCGTCGACCTGCGAGCGATCCGGTACAAGGAACCGCTCGTGGACGCGCTCTCGGACGCGGACCTCTCGGACACGGAGCAGGCGGCGGCGGACGCGCTCGCGTCGTGGAACGACTTCCGGCAGGGCGACGGCGAGGACCACCTCGGCGACTACCCGGTCGGGTACACGGTGTTCGACGCGGTGTGGCCGAAGGTGCTGGAGAAGACGTTCCGGCCGGCGTTCGGGCCGGTGTTCGACCCGGCCCGGGGCACCTTCTTCGACTACCGCTATGGGCGGCCGCTGTTCATGCGGGCGCTGCACGCGGACGAGGTCGCGTTGCCACCCGCGCGGGATTACTTCGCGATGGAGACAGACGACTCGCCGGCCGGCCGCGACGCCGTGTTCCGCGCGGCGTTCTCGGAGGCGGTGTCGGAGCTGGAGTCCGAGTACGAGACGTCGGACGTCTCGCAGTGGCGAGCGTCCGCGCAGGTCGAACCGCTGAACAACCTCTCGCTGTTCGGCGTCCCGATCGGCGTCGGCGACGCGGGCGACATGCCGTTCCTGAACCGCGGGACCGAGAACCACTTCGTGCGCTGCGGCGGCGACGGCGGCAGCGGCGGGTCGGGCAAGTTCCGAGCGGAGAACGTGCTCCCGCCGGGGAACTCCGGGTACGTCGCTCCCGACGGCACCCGCGACGAACACTACGCCGACCAGCTCGAGGACTTCGTCGACTTCGAGTACAAGACCCTCCGGTTCTACCGGAGCGAGGTGATGCCCGCCCTCGACACCCTCACCGTCCTCATGCACGACGACGACGGCGGGAGCGGTGACGGGAACGGCGGCGGGAACGGAAACGGCCCCAACGGGAACGGTGACGGCAACGGAAACGGCGCCAACGGGAACGGTGACGGCAACGGAAACGGCGGCGGTACTGGAGGTGATGGCGGCGAGAGCGAGTAA
- the uvrA gene encoding excinuclease ABC subunit UvrA, with translation MTKEYIEVRGAEEHNLKDIDVEIPREKFNVVTGLSGSGKSSLAFETVYAEGQRRYIESLSAYARNFLGQMDKPQVETVEGLSPAISIDQKAAANNPRSTVGTVTELHDYLRLLYARVGTPHCPECGREVGEQSAQQMVSRIMELPEGTKAKLCAPVVRDQKGAFEDEFDRLVADGYARVEVDGESYDLTTERPELDENYDHTIDVVVDRIKVSAETRARITDSVETVLEEADGVVKVVVPDPPEGAAEALGGSAARSTGALGDADADADADAEDTTDDRLVVELSEALACTHCGIDIPEIETRSFSFNSPHGACPECEGIGETKEVSEALVVVDESKPLKHVFEAWSYNRSYYQTRLDAVAAHFDVSLDTPFEDLSEHVQQAFLYGTTEEVVFKRQTKNGTRRKEKRFEGVIPNLQRRHVETDSESTRDHIEKYMSVTECPACDGTRLKPASRAVLVDGTSITAVNRLSIGDALAHFEGVEANLDERETKIAEEILKEIRARLGFMTEVGLEYLTLDREAATLSGGESQRIRLATQIGSGLVGVLYVLDEPSIGLHQRDNDRLLNTLEELRDLGNTLIVVEHDEETMRRADEVIDMGPGPGKRGGEVVAQGDVDDLVATDGSVTGEFLSGAKQIPVPAQRRTAESLLTIEGARQHNLKDLDVDIPLGSFSAITGVSGSGKSTLMHDVLYKGLARRMNDNTSVNPGEHDDITGIEDVETVRLIDQSPIGRTPRSNPATYTGVFDYIRELFAETSLSKQRGYEKGRFSFNVKGGRCEECGGQGTVKIEMNFLSDVYVPCEDCDGARYNDATLDVTYKDATIADVLDMSVDEAHDFFESSSRLRRRLKLLKDVGLGYMRLGQPSTTLSGGEAQRIKLAEELGKKDSGNTLYLLDEPTTGLHSADEKKLIDVLHRLVDNDNTVVVIEHELDLVKNADHVIDLGPEGGENGGDLVAEGTPEELARTDESHTGRYLRDLLPAVDEEGPRGERVEPETRDMEHADEEVEAAPATDD, from the coding sequence ATGACAAAGGAGTACATCGAGGTCCGCGGCGCGGAAGAACACAACCTCAAGGACATCGATGTGGAGATCCCCCGCGAGAAGTTCAACGTCGTCACCGGCCTCTCCGGGTCCGGGAAGTCCTCCCTCGCGTTCGAGACCGTCTACGCCGAGGGCCAGCGACGCTACATCGAGTCGCTGTCCGCGTACGCGCGGAACTTCCTCGGCCAGATGGACAAACCCCAGGTCGAGACCGTCGAAGGACTCTCCCCCGCCATCAGCATCGACCAGAAAGCCGCCGCGAACAACCCGCGGTCGACCGTCGGAACCGTCACCGAACTCCACGACTACCTCCGCCTGCTGTACGCTCGCGTCGGCACCCCGCACTGTCCCGAGTGCGGGCGCGAGGTCGGCGAACAGTCCGCCCAGCAGATGGTCTCGCGCATCATGGAACTCCCCGAAGGCACGAAAGCCAAACTGTGTGCCCCCGTCGTCCGCGACCAGAAGGGCGCGTTCGAGGACGAGTTCGACCGCCTCGTCGCCGACGGCTACGCCAGGGTCGAGGTCGACGGCGAGTCCTACGACCTGACGACCGAGCGCCCGGAGCTCGACGAGAACTACGACCACACGATCGACGTCGTCGTCGACCGCATCAAGGTCAGCGCGGAGACGCGAGCGCGCATCACGGACTCCGTCGAGACCGTCCTCGAGGAGGCCGACGGCGTCGTGAAGGTCGTCGTCCCCGACCCGCCCGAAGGCGCCGCTGAAGCCCTGGGCGGGTCCGCCGCCCGATCGACGGGCGCACTCGGCGACGCAGACGCGGATGCGGACGCGGACGCCGAGGACACCACCGACGACCGCCTCGTCGTCGAACTCAGCGAAGCGCTCGCGTGCACGCACTGCGGGATCGACATCCCCGAGATCGAGACGCGGTCGTTCTCGTTCAACTCCCCGCACGGCGCGTGCCCCGAGTGCGAGGGCATCGGCGAGACGAAGGAGGTCAGCGAGGCCCTCGTCGTCGTCGACGAGAGCAAACCCCTGAAGCACGTGTTCGAGGCGTGGAGTTACAACCGGTCGTACTACCAGACGCGTCTGGACGCCGTCGCCGCGCACTTCGACGTCTCCCTCGACACGCCGTTCGAGGACCTCAGCGAGCACGTCCAGCAGGCGTTCCTCTACGGGACGACCGAAGAGGTCGTGTTCAAGCGTCAGACGAAGAACGGCACTCGTCGGAAGGAGAAGCGCTTCGAGGGCGTCATCCCGAACCTCCAGCGTCGACACGTCGAGACGGACTCCGAGTCCACTCGCGACCACATCGAGAAGTACATGAGCGTCACCGAGTGCCCGGCGTGCGACGGCACGCGCCTGAAGCCCGCGAGCCGAGCCGTCCTCGTCGACGGTACCAGCATCACCGCGGTGAATCGACTGAGCATCGGCGACGCGCTCGCGCACTTCGAGGGCGTCGAAGCCAACCTGGACGAACGCGAGACGAAGATCGCCGAGGAGATCCTCAAGGAGATCCGCGCGCGCCTCGGGTTCATGACCGAAGTCGGTCTGGAGTACCTCACGCTCGACAGGGAGGCCGCGACGCTCTCCGGCGGGGAGTCCCAGCGCATCCGGCTCGCGACCCAGATCGGGAGCGGTCTCGTCGGCGTGCTGTACGTGCTCGACGAACCGAGCATCGGCCTCCACCAGCGCGACAACGACCGCCTCCTGAACACGCTCGAGGAACTCCGGGACCTCGGGAACACGCTCATCGTCGTCGAGCACGACGAGGAGACGATGCGGCGCGCGGACGAAGTCATCGACATGGGGCCCGGCCCCGGCAAGCGCGGCGGCGAAGTCGTCGCGCAGGGCGACGTCGACGACCTCGTCGCGACCGACGGATCGGTCACGGGCGAGTTCCTCTCCGGCGCGAAGCAGATCCCGGTCCCCGCGCAGCGACGGACCGCGGAGTCGCTACTCACTATCGAGGGCGCACGCCAACACAACCTCAAAGACCTGGACGTCGACATCCCGCTCGGGTCCTTTTCCGCCATCACGGGCGTCTCCGGGTCCGGGAAGTCGACGCTCATGCACGACGTCCTCTACAAGGGCCTGGCACGGCGGATGAACGACAACACGTCCGTGAACCCCGGCGAGCACGACGACATCACCGGCATCGAGGACGTCGAGACCGTGCGCCTCATCGACCAGAGCCCGATCGGGCGAACGCCCCGGTCGAACCCGGCGACGTACACGGGCGTGTTCGACTACATCCGCGAGCTGTTCGCGGAGACGAGCCTCTCCAAGCAACGCGGCTACGAGAAGGGTCGGTTCTCGTTCAACGTCAAGGGCGGTCGCTGCGAGGAGTGCGGCGGCCAGGGCACCGTGAAGATCGAGATGAACTTCCTGAGCGACGTCTACGTGCCCTGCGAGGACTGCGACGGCGCGCGGTACAACGACGCGACGCTCGACGTGACGTACAAGGACGCGACGATCGCAGACGTCCTCGACATGAGCGTCGACGAGGCCCACGACTTCTTCGAGTCGTCCTCGCGCCTCCGTCGTCGCCTGAAGCTCCTCAAGGACGTCGGCCTCGGCTACATGCGTCTCGGGCAGCCGTCGACGACGCTCTCGGGCGGGGAAGCCCAGCGCATCAAGCTCGCGGAGGAACTCGGGAAGAAGGACTCCGGGAACACCCTCTACCTGCTCGACGAGCCGACGACTGGCCTGCACTCGGCGGACGAGAAGAAGCTGATCGACGTCCTGCATCGGCTCGTCGACAACGACAACACGGTCGTCGTGATCGAGCACGAGCTCGACCTGGTGAAGAACGCGGACCACGTGATCGACTTGGGTCCGGAGGGCGGCGAGAACGGCGGCGACCTCGTCGCCGAGGGCACGCCGGAGGAGCTGGCGCGCACCGACGAGTCCCACACCGGCCGGTACCTCCGGGATCTCCTGCCGGCGGTCGACGAGGAGGGGCCGCGCGGCGAACGCGTGGAACCGGAGACGCGCGACATGGAGCACGCCGACGAGGAGGTCGAGGCGGCGCCGGCGACCGACGACTGA
- a CDS encoding type IV pilin — protein MQLWNLLADDDAVSPVIGVVLMVGITVALAAVIGIFVLGVDTTTSPPDAELRYVADEGSADGWGNDADERFVIQHDGGEDIDTDRVTVQYAGSPPSGYGWMTSNPPGDVWQPGEKWVLGVATGESSNFDDNEQVLVLWNSPQGSSTQILANGDLPERS, from the coding sequence ATGCAACTCTGGAACCTGCTCGCGGACGACGACGCGGTATCGCCGGTCATCGGCGTGGTACTGATGGTAGGAATTACCGTGGCGCTCGCGGCCGTCATCGGCATCTTCGTTCTGGGGGTGGACACGACGACGTCGCCGCCGGACGCCGAACTCCGGTACGTCGCCGACGAGGGCAGCGCGGACGGCTGGGGTAACGACGCGGACGAACGGTTCGTCATCCAGCACGACGGCGGCGAGGACATCGACACGGATCGCGTGACCGTCCAGTACGCGGGCAGTCCGCCGTCTGGGTACGGGTGGATGACGTCGAACCCTCCCGGCGACGTCTGGCAGCCCGGCGAGAAGTGGGTGCTCGGGGTCGCCACCGGTGAGAGCAGCAACTTCGATGACAACGAGCAGGTGCTCGTGCTGTGGAACTCGCCACAGGGCTCGAGTACGCAGATACTCGCGAACGGCGACCTCCCCGAACGCTCCTGA
- a CDS encoding geranylgeranyl reductase family protein, which produces MYDFVVVGVGPAGARFSRRAAERGFDVLALEQGRLGEPLACSGHVSGDVWEYTGPDGREELLQNEVFGARFHVGGPGSTFEDFYKTEVVSNVIDRVGLDRHLAELARDAGADVREEHTVTSVDERSDAVEVEARGPGGVESFEARMVAGCDGPTSRVRRDLGLPDPGELLHGVLGFSDEVDHGDRVDVHLTMPEFFAWRIPRGDAGVEYGLAASPGPDVNDLFDDLVGPSGYDVDVTKRCSGLIPVGPPDTVTSHRGFLLGDAAGQTKPFTGGGILYGMRSADHAAREIEPDRPGTLGAYEAAWREDLATEIRLGHWIRRAYSLPEPIQRVGLKALSGEIGVHMDRPTSAFSREHLARWLRP; this is translated from the coding sequence ATGTACGACTTCGTCGTCGTCGGCGTCGGGCCGGCGGGTGCGCGGTTCTCGCGGCGGGCGGCCGAGCGCGGGTTCGACGTGCTCGCGCTCGAGCAGGGTCGACTCGGCGAGCCGCTGGCGTGCTCGGGGCACGTCTCAGGGGACGTGTGGGAGTACACGGGACCGGACGGTCGCGAGGAGCTGCTCCAGAACGAGGTTTTCGGTGCGCGCTTCCACGTCGGGGGGCCGGGAAGCACGTTCGAGGACTTCTACAAGACGGAGGTGGTGTCGAACGTGATCGACCGCGTGGGCCTGGACCGACACTTGGCGGAGTTGGCGCGCGACGCGGGGGCGGACGTTCGCGAGGAGCACACGGTCACGTCGGTCGACGAGCGCTCTGACGCGGTCGAAGTCGAGGCGCGCGGGCCGGGCGGCGTGGAGTCCTTCGAGGCGCGGATGGTCGCCGGCTGCGACGGCCCGACGTCGCGCGTGCGCCGAGATCTCGGCTTGCCCGACCCCGGCGAACTCCTGCACGGCGTGCTCGGGTTCAGCGACGAGGTCGACCACGGCGACCGCGTGGACGTCCACCTGACGATGCCGGAGTTCTTCGCGTGGCGCATCCCGCGCGGCGACGCGGGCGTCGAGTACGGATTGGCGGCGAGTCCCGGACCGGACGTGAACGACCTGTTCGACGACCTCGTCGGACCGTCGGGGTACGACGTCGACGTGACGAAGCGTTGTTCGGGCCTCATCCCGGTCGGGCCACCGGACACGGTGACGAGTCATCGCGGGTTCCTCCTCGGGGACGCGGCCGGCCAGACGAAGCCGTTCACGGGCGGCGGCATCCTGTACGGGATGCGGTCCGCGGACCACGCCGCTCGCGAGATCGAACCGGACCGGCCGGGGACCCTCGGCGCGTACGAGGCGGCGTGGCGCGAGGACCTGGCGACCGAGATCCGACTCGGGCACTGGATACGGCGAGCGTACTCGCTCCCCGAACCGATCCAGCGCGTCGGCCTGAAGGCGCTCTCGGGCGAGATCGGCGTCCACATGGATCGCCCGACGAGCGCGTTCTCGCGCGAGCACCTCGCGCGCTGGCTCCGGCCCTGA
- a CDS encoding PAS domain S-box protein, whose translation MSDRADDGHPPIWRVAASPTSRRSTVVLGVTDAGVRASLEDWFDDAAYDVVVAAPGDLPGDGDLPGDGDLPGDGDLYVLDEESLGAAAGRVEELKAATSGFLPCLLVVDRSHADPVGSSTNAVLDVVDDVLETPVRTSALRRRVDGLLQTRALAAELHDRSTQYHRLVELLPAGLFAVDDSGTVTYGNERAGTLADVDASSLQGTAFVDLVRPADRDAVQSLLSSDGTASAEVRFRTDAATPVAASTLTDDANAARTVELSVAPADDGSRQVLARDVTGRERRVERLRVFERAAAEASLGLSIADARVEDTPLVYVNDAFLDVTGYDRDAVLGRNCRFLQGADTDPEPVARVRAAIDAGEPVSVTLQNYRADGTPFWNRLDVTPVRADDGTVTHFLGFQRDVTERRERMRLFEHLHEATERLQRARTPAEVATSAVESIQEILELDVVVCWFPNADGTRLDPVVVAGVDDGHSLDPESPDWAAFADRVGVTEVAVTEHETDAETGLLFSLGEHGLLGVADPDREYTRAVRDAGHAFADHVTVALDRAVREAELAATSADLENTLERIKDGFVSLDENDVVTYVNAEAEHLLPFRETELVGENLWELFPEEVGGRFWQGCQAAKETNDAQTFESHSEAIGTWFEVTAYPSADGLTIYLRDVTGRREREQELERYETIVQTASDPIYTLDEDGCFASVNDAFVDVTGYGRAEIVGEPARLVFPETDVETCERVTESLVATSGPDRETVELRVRTRHGDQRVCEAAIALLPGEEYAGTVGVLRDLTELKDNEQRLAVLDRVLRHNLRNNMNVVAGRTAELLDHDDDAVVAAAEVVGDAADDVLAMANKARAFQRALDGDGGTASNVDVCEAVRDAVACVRAAHETASITFDVAVDAPLYVRGNESIALAVAELVENAVVHDPSETPSVEVHVARAGDAVTVAVADHAPTIPGTEIEALSADVETPLEHASGLGLWLVRWTATSFGGSLSFDSTPDGNVVTLEFPIVD comes from the coding sequence ATGAGTGACCGCGCCGACGACGGTCACCCGCCGATCTGGCGGGTCGCGGCGTCCCCGACCTCGCGCCGGTCGACGGTCGTCCTGGGCGTCACGGACGCGGGAGTTCGGGCGTCGCTCGAGGACTGGTTCGACGACGCGGCCTACGACGTCGTCGTCGCCGCACCCGGCGACCTACCGGGCGACGGCGACCTGCCGGGCGACGGCGACCTACCGGGCGACGGCGACCTGTACGTGCTCGACGAGGAGTCGCTCGGGGCGGCCGCGGGCCGCGTCGAGGAACTGAAGGCGGCGACGTCGGGGTTCCTGCCGTGCTTGCTCGTCGTCGACCGGTCGCACGCGGACCCGGTCGGGTCGAGTACGAACGCCGTCCTCGACGTCGTCGACGACGTGCTGGAGACGCCGGTGCGGACGTCCGCGCTCCGACGACGCGTCGACGGGCTCCTGCAGACGCGAGCGCTCGCCGCGGAACTCCACGACCGGTCGACGCAGTACCACCGACTGGTCGAGTTGCTGCCGGCGGGATTGTTCGCCGTCGACGACTCCGGAACGGTGACGTACGGGAACGAGCGCGCAGGAACGCTCGCCGACGTGGACGCGTCGTCGCTCCAAGGGACGGCGTTCGTCGACCTGGTGCGTCCCGCGGACCGCGACGCGGTCCAGTCGTTGCTGTCGTCCGACGGAACCGCCAGCGCGGAGGTCCGGTTCCGGACGGATGCGGCGACGCCCGTCGCCGCGTCGACGCTGACGGACGACGCGAACGCGGCACGAACCGTGGAGCTGTCGGTCGCCCCGGCCGACGACGGCAGCCGGCAGGTGCTCGCACGCGACGTCACCGGCCGCGAGCGTCGCGTCGAACGCCTCCGCGTGTTCGAGCGCGCCGCCGCAGAGGCGAGCCTCGGTCTGTCGATCGCCGACGCGCGCGTCGAGGACACGCCTCTCGTGTACGTGAACGACGCGTTCCTCGACGTAACGGGGTACGACCGGGACGCGGTCCTCGGCCGGAACTGTCGATTCCTCCAGGGCGCAGACACCGACCCCGAGCCCGTCGCCCGCGTCCGAGCCGCCATCGACGCCGGAGAGCCGGTATCTGTCACGTTGCAGAACTATCGCGCGGACGGCACGCCGTTCTGGAATCGGCTCGACGTCACGCCCGTCCGCGCCGACGACGGCACCGTCACGCACTTCCTGGGGTTCCAGCGGGACGTCACCGAACGCCGGGAACGCATGCGGTTGTTCGAGCACCTGCACGAGGCGACCGAGCGCCTCCAGCGCGCTCGCACGCCCGCGGAGGTCGCGACCTCCGCCGTCGAGTCCATCCAGGAGATCCTCGAACTGGACGTGGTGGTGTGTTGGTTCCCGAACGCGGACGGCACGCGCCTGGATCCCGTCGTCGTCGCCGGCGTCGACGACGGGCACTCGCTCGACCCGGAGTCGCCGGACTGGGCGGCGTTCGCCGACCGCGTCGGCGTCACGGAAGTCGCCGTCACCGAGCACGAGACCGACGCGGAGACGGGGCTCCTGTTCTCCCTGGGCGAGCACGGCCTGCTCGGCGTCGCCGACCCGGACCGCGAGTACACGCGAGCCGTCCGGGACGCCGGGCACGCGTTCGCCGACCACGTCACGGTCGCGCTCGACCGCGCGGTCCGGGAGGCCGAACTGGCGGCGACGAGCGCGGACCTCGAGAACACGCTCGAACGCATCAAGGACGGGTTCGTGTCGCTCGACGAGAACGACGTCGTCACGTACGTCAACGCCGAAGCCGAACACCTGTTGCCGTTCCGCGAGACGGAGCTCGTCGGCGAGAACCTCTGGGAGTTGTTCCCCGAGGAAGTCGGCGGTCGGTTCTGGCAGGGTTGCCAGGCGGCGAAGGAGACGAACGACGCGCAGACGTTCGAATCCCACTCCGAGGCCATCGGCACCTGGTTCGAGGTGACGGCGTACCCGAGCGCGGACGGCTTGACGATCTACCTCCGCGACGTGACGGGGCGACGGGAACGCGAGCAGGAGCTCGAACGGTACGAGACGATCGTGCAGACCGCGAGCGACCCCATCTACACGCTCGACGAGGACGGGTGCTTCGCGAGCGTGAACGACGCGTTCGTCGACGTGACGGGCTACGGGCGCGCTGAGATCGTCGGCGAGCCCGCCCGACTGGTGTTCCCGGAGACGGACGTCGAGACCTGCGAGCGCGTGACCGAGAGTCTCGTCGCCACGTCGGGGCCGGACCGGGAGACGGTCGAACTCCGGGTGCGGACGCGCCACGGCGACCAGCGCGTCTGCGAGGCCGCCATCGCGCTGCTCCCCGGCGAGGAGTACGCGGGCACCGTCGGCGTGCTCCGGGACCTCACCGAACTGAAGGACAACGAGCAACGGCTCGCGGTCCTCGACCGCGTCCTCCGGCACAACCTCCGGAACAACATGAACGTCGTCGCGGGCCGCACCGCCGAGTTACTCGACCACGACGACGACGCGGTCGTCGCGGCCGCCGAGGTCGTCGGGGACGCCGCCGACGACGTCCTGGCGATGGCGAACAAGGCGCGAGCGTTTCAGCGAGCGCTCGACGGAGACGGGGGCACGGCATCGAACGTCGACGTCTGCGAGGCCGTCCGCGACGCCGTGGCGTGCGTTCGCGCGGCACACGAGACCGCGTCGATCACGTTCGACGTCGCCGTCGACGCCCCGCTCTACGTCCGCGGGAACGAGTCGATAGCGCTCGCCGTCGCGGAACTCGTCGAGAACGCAGTCGTCCACGACCCCAGCGAGACGCCGTCCGTCGAGGTGCACGTCGCGCGGGCTGGCGACGCGGTGACGGTCGCGGTCGCCGACCACGCACCCACGATTCCCGGAACCGAGATCGAGGCGCTGAGCGCGGACGTCGAGACGCCCCTGGAGCACGCGAGCGGCCTCGGCCTGTGGCTCGTCCGATGGACGGCGACGTCGTTCGGCGGGTCCCTCAGTTTCGACTCGACGCCGGACGGGAACGTCGTCACGCTCGAATTCCCGATCGTCGACTGA